GTCGCAATTACGCTTTTTCCACTATCTGAATGTGTACCCTGAATCATAATTGGAAATCCTTTTTCCACTGTTATCCCCTCAATTTAATAGATTATTATCATGTTAGATCATATAAAATGTTGTGTTCTTAAACAAAACAAACTCAATATTTTGTGAATTTGAGAAAAATTTGTTTCAATGTTTATATCAAAACCCGAGAGTTTGTGATTACAACAAGAAATAAATTGTAAAAATTATAATGATGACAATAAAGAATGAAGATAAAAAGAAAATGAATAACTTTGGTGATTGAAATGTCCCTTCATTTATATCATGTTGTTTTTGTAAATAGTTCTTTGTAGAAAAAATGATTGTGGCTATCCCCAATATTACAGATAGAATTTCAACAATATTCGCAATAAAACTCACAGACTTTGTCATAGTTCGTGGAAACGTAAAATGTAAATTTGCAATGAGAAAACCCACTCCAATAATAGCTATTGCAGTTCTAATCCAAGCTAAATACGTTCTTTCATTAGCTAAATGTTGTTGTATATATTTTGAATCAGTCGTTTCCTTCATAAAATTCACCTTCTTAAATTATGGCTATTTTCACATCGTTTGTTACTTTTCGTTCTAAAAAATAAATACGTTTAAACCCAGCGGTCGTGACATCTTTTCTTATGTTATATGACGTCAATTGCATCAATTTATTTGTTGCTGTCCTAAAATAGTCTCAATGCCAACATTGTTTACGAAAGACTGTTTTCGCAGCGTTTGTTGCTTTTCCCTCTAAGAATTAAAATACGCTTTAGCCAAGCGGTCGTGGCATCTTTGCTATGTTATAGGACGCCAATTCCATCAATTTATTTGATACTGGCCTAAAATAGTCTCAATGCCAACATTGTTTACGAAAAGAGCTTAAATGAAAAAATGAGACGTTTGTGTTATCAAAAGTCCCATTTTTAAAGTTAATTCTCTAACTGCTCTAGTCTTCCAGAATCTAAATGAAATAAAAAGCCTAAGATTTGTATCCCTTCACCATACTTTTTATAGACTGGATGACTTTTTAGCTTTTCAATTTGCTTTATAACATTGACTCTAGACATATCGTCTAAGGATAAACTCTCTGATCGGTCTTCTAACGGTAAGTTTTCCTTAATACTATTAAGCCAGTATTGGAGCTCTGGTTCTTGATTATTATTACATGCAGCTGCAACACCACCACAATTTGTATGACCCTCAATAATTATTTTTTTTACTTTCAGATGATGAAGAGCATAGTATAAACTCGCCGAAAAACTCTCATCGTCTTTATTTACTTGATTGGCAATATTACGATGAACAAACATTGTACCCAATGGCATTTGGCTTATCACTGAAGGACTGACTCTTGAATCGCAACAACTTAACACGAAATATTCAGGGCTTTGTCCTTTTGAAAGCTCTGAGAAATATAGTTTATTTTCAGATAAAGTTTCCTTAACAAATAGTTCATTTTGTTTTTGAATGTCCATTATAAGCCTCCTGTAATGGTCTTATTGCAGATCTAACGCATGCTGTAAGGAAAGATAATTAATATTGTTCCCATATTTGCTCTCCCAATCTGCTCGTTTCACTAAATCTTTTACTGGACCCTTCATGCCAGCAATTAATATTTCTATATTCGCTTGCTTGTAGTCGTCAATGATCTTTTCAAGCTCATCGATTGAAACCGCATCTATCGCATTGACACTTGAAAAGTCTAAGACGATCTTTGTTGTAGTAGGATGGTCTGCAATTTCTTTTCTTAGTTGTTCTTCGAAGAAACCCATATTTGCAAAATATAATGAAGCATCTATCCGAAAAATAATGGTGTCTTTAAACGTTTTTGCGTTTTTATACCGTTTAATATTTCGGAACACATTTTCTTGTTCAATATACCCTAATTGTGCAACATGAGGATATGCGCTTCTCCAAATAAACACAAGTAGTGAAAAAGCAATACCAATTAAAATACCTTCTTCGATACTTGTAACTAATGTAGCTATAAAGGATACGATAAGTGTCCAACCGTCTACCTTTTTTATTTTAAACAAATGCACTGCTTCTTTCACATCAATTAAGCCAAAGACAGCTACCATAATAATCGCCGCTAACACGACGTTAGGCAAATAGTAAAATAATGGTGTAAAAAATAACAATGAGATAATAATTAAAACCGCGGTAATGATTGAAGCTAATCCAGTTTTAGCACCTGCTTGATAGTTAACTGCTGATCTCGAAAATCCACCCGTCACTGGGTATGCTGAAAAGAAAGAACCGACAATATTG
The Bacillus sp. SM2101 genome window above contains:
- a CDS encoding DUF202 domain-containing protein → MKETTDSKYIQQHLANERTYLAWIRTAIAIIGVGFLIANLHFTFPRTMTKSVSFIANIVEILSVILGIATIIFSTKNYLQKQHDINEGTFQSPKLFIFFLSSFFIVIIIIFTIYFLL
- a CDS encoding carbonic anhydrase, translated to MDIQKQNELFVKETLSENKLYFSELSKGQSPEYFVLSCCDSRVSPSVISQMPLGTMFVHRNIANQVNKDDESFSASLYYALHHLKVKKIIIEGHTNCGGVAAACNNNQEPELQYWLNSIKENLPLEDRSESLSLDDMSRVNVIKQIEKLKSHPVYKKYGEGIQILGFLFHLDSGRLEQLEN